One stretch of Thermanaerosceptrum fracticalcis DNA includes these proteins:
- a CDS encoding YopX family protein — protein sequence MLTKTSKKTRSNGRGGRIREIEFRGKRKDNGEWVYGYYYKDVEGTSILYLRPDGSLDRKKVIPKTVGQYIGLKDRHKKKIYKGDIIKVYDFLAIVEDDHITQMGNIKDFCFSFDTMAEIEKEIEIIGNIYENPELLNTAL from the coding sequence GTGCTAACGAAAACCAGCAAGAAAACCCGAAGCAACGGGAGAGGGGGGCGGATTAGAGAAATTGAGTTTAGGGGCAAAAGAAAGGATAACGGAGAGTGGGTTTATGGATATTACTACAAAGATGTTGAAGGAACATCAATTCTCTATCTTCGCCCTGATGGAAGTCTTGACCGTAAAAAAGTTATCCCAAAAACAGTAGGACAATATATCGGATTAAAAGATAGACACAAAAAGAAGATATATAAGGGGGATATTATTAAGGTTTATGATTTTCTAGCCATTGTTGAAGATGACCACATAACACAAATGGGAAATATAAAAGACTTTTGTTTTTCTTTTGATACAATGGCTGAAATTGAAAAGGAAATTGAAATTATTGGAAATATCTACGAAAATCCAGAACTATTAAATACTGCCCTTTGA